The Devosia yakushimensis DNA window CGAGATCAACCCCAAGTTCAAGCACAAGCTGGGCTTTCTGAGCGAATTGACCACCTGGTTTGCCGAACCGGGCTTCCAGCGCGGCCATCTGATCGCCGGCGATTTCAATATCGCGCCGCACGAAAACGATGTGTGGAGCCACAAGCAATTGCTCAAGGTGGTGAGCCACACGCCTGTCGAAACCGAAGCCCTCAACGCCATTCTTAATGGCGGCCATGGCTGGACCGACCTAGTGCGCAAGCACGTGCCCTTCGACCAGAAGCTCTATTCCTGGTGGAGCTATCGCAGCGCCGATTGGCAAAATGCCGATAAGGGCCGCCGGCTCGACCATATCTGGGCCACCGCCGATATAGCCGAGCACTGCATCGCTGCCGAAATCGCCAAGCCCTTCCGCGGCTGGACCGATAAACCAAGCGACCACGTGCCGGTCATCGTCCGGTTTGCCGGGGTCTAGTCCAGCCAGTCGTCGTCACTATTGAGAAAGTGCTCTTCCCACTGGCTTTCGGGCACGGGGTCGCCAATGGCATATTCAAACGCCACAACCGCGCTCACATCAGGCGAGACCGCGCAACGATACCGCAGGTGGAACCAGCCTCCCCTGCTGCGAAACGCGCCGCCGTCAGCAGCAAGCGTGTTGCCCTGGACTGAAAGGTCCGCGAAAGCGTAGCCGACCAAAGCGTCGGGCGCCAGGTCGGTCCTGGCCAGATGAAGCTGTTCCAATGCTTCCATGTTGCACAATTGTACGACCTGCTCGCTGCTGGCGAGCAGCGGGAAATTGACCCGTACCTCCGCATTGGCCGGATCAGCGAGAATGCTGGCGGCGTAAAAGTCCGTCGCCCGCACCATGCCGTCTTGCGGTTCGGGCGGAGAAACCGGTGCCGCGGGCG harbors:
- a CDS encoding exodeoxyribonuclease III, producing the protein MTVAVVTWNINSVRLRLPMVLDFLKQYQPDVLMLQEIKCTNDQFPAMAFIEAGYPHQAVHGQKGYHGVAIVSKFPLTDISSRVFCEIPESRHVSAVLDLGRGPLTVHNFYIPAGGDEPDPEINPKFKHKLGFLSELTTWFAEPGFQRGHLIAGDFNIAPHENDVWSHKQLLKVVSHTPVETEALNAILNGGHGWTDLVRKHVPFDQKLYSWWSYRSADWQNADKGRRLDHIWATADIAEHCIAAEIAKPFRGWTDKPSDHVPVIVRFAGV
- a CDS encoding DUF930 domain-containing protein, which gives rise to MTSVISNASRAMAPVQPFMITRWSLPLSVAAHGAILLAVAWLVVPRSLEQPRMRVIAVEIISQAMAPPPTLPAPVAPVLSSPIAPAAPVSPPEPQDGMVRATDFYAASILADPANAEVRVNFPLLASSEQVVQLCNMEALEQLHLARTDLAPDALVGYAFADLSVQGNTLAADGGAFRSRGGWFHLRYRCAVSPDVSAVVAFEYAIGDPVPESQWEEHFLNSDDDWLD